Proteins encoded in a region of the Trypanosoma brucei gambiense DAL972 chromosome 6, complete sequence genome:
- a CDS encoding vacuolar assembly protein vps41, putative, which translates to MSIARLEPSVNDETQRGNLAREEEDEEGQQEGSEREVPYSHVSDGTDNEDYTGDVTGGEESDYEEGSEVEQENLLSFSAFPLEAIGGQHVMVITAFRRFVAVGTSRGDVMLLEATSGVVFRLLHAHTNPISDITCDTSEKYIGSSDMSGLVTIHNLTSGTESYRKDFGRSIKSLSIHPFYGRRDERPAVVSSSDDVMLITKTMFLGRNVSVIHQKHGKVFCVKWCGADIIAWASETGVVLYSYSGKEVLQSIPRPENSLHLELYNCSLIWEPPRTLTCGWGNWIQEVVLRVSGRESGSRNQRVIVHPPVLTDTLRDPFRVCGMAAFGADRYAVLAATVEQEGCVGELGVRIVDRATFDPVYCARIATSHKHTLQFCLAFTQASCESAFEAPKLTMNNTPQHDPALPTKGSMYFVGCGDVIIRAAPADEDDHVQYLLGVGQVPEAYEYAQKYALTRYDLKGIGWRMLQHLLAVGKHEEAAFHLPRIIQYDCTEWETWIVKFDQRGLSHLLADVVPTKLPGNGSQSGCARETGNPSERIGEEYYELLLQRCLEKDVARFRKAVRRLSGLYKLEVICRAAEVRYNDWRLQVHRGSNVPEEEMRDLGDAYGMLLKLNGQYNEALRVLSRVAHSNELFELVQERHLFSEALELLPELFATNEGKTVELLLTPAPISSSTTTSSNAPATLTEDENDIDDHCLGPPLLFPPASVVQRLEFAHRGYLWSYLKALKMHDKAAYKEILRVYVQLVATLFIENEPSGMLQFLRENYSMLPKLKEIYALCKKEQMLDEMVFLLLRMGKEEEGLYVIVHEMKNMRKAVQFVADVPNKEDQTSLYKKLIHMVLEANAGFPSRNGQKYIEHEMKADETLSSIARRYGVDESDLRAANPVLDAEGGGGCSGNVSDLGDVVPQRRTCIVPLDLTKELIEAVVDMSVAHLVTLDPSLIIELLPDEEPMPHVGNCLATVARSKANSVALMEAVVCVATSDLLTCFESFYKRELSCIRVTHDGAVCPLCRRPTSEGVVVFRCLHAHHLRCVVNYFSGDNTLFDSLSNDEVERILKDPDGFINSTQWSGPISCCFCNQLTRVAELVEVEMQSA; encoded by the coding sequence ATGAGTATAGCGCGGTTGGAGCCATCTGTAAACGATGAGACCCAACGGGGAAATTTAGCacgagaggaggaggatgaggaaggtCAACAGGAAGGATCGGAGCGGGAAGTCCCTTACAGTCACGTCTCCGACGGCACCGATAATGAGGATTATACGGGGGACGTGACAGGTGGTGAGGAGAGCGATTACGAAGAGGGATCTGAAGTGGAGCAAGAAAACCTTCTGTCATTCTCTGCATTCCCCTTGGAGGCTATTGGTGGTCAACACGTCATGGTTATAACGGCATTCCGCCGCTTTGTTGCTGTAGGCACTAGTCGTGGAGACGTGATGCTGCTGGAAGCCACGAGTGGCGTAGTGTTTCGATTGCTTCACGCTCATACCAACCCTATTAGTGATATCACTTGTGACACCAGTGAAAAGTACATTGGTTCTTCAGATATGTCAGGGTTGGTCACCATACACAATCTTACTAGTGGTACGGAGTCCTACAGGAAGGATTTTGGTCGCTCGATCAAGTCGTTATCTATTCATCCCTTTTATGGTCGCAGGGACGAACggcctgctgttgtttctagTTCTGACGATGTTATGCTCATCACCAAAACTATGTTTCTTGGCCGAAATGTTTCGGTTATACACCAAAAGCACGGAAAGGTGTTTtgtgtgaagtggtgcggtGCCGACATTATTGCATGGGCAAGTGAGACTGGTGTTGTATTATACAGTTATTCAGGAAAGGAGGTACTGCAGTCTATTCCACGACCTGAAAATTCTTTACATCTTGAGTTGTATAATTGCTCGCTCATCTGGGAGCCTCCACGCACGCTTACATGTGGATGGGGTAACTGGATTCAGGAGGTTGTGTTGCGTGTAAGCGGTCGTGAGTCCGGATCCCGCAACCAAAGGGTTATTGTTCATCCCCCTGTTCTAACGGATACGCTGAGGGATCCATTTCGTGTTTGCGGTATGGCGGCTTTTGGTGCAGATCGGTACGCTGTACTCGCTGCGACAGTTGAACAGGAAGGTTGTGTGGGAGAATTGGGCGTGCGCATCGTGGACCGCGCGACATTCGATCCCGTTTACTGCGCAAGAATAGCTACAAGCCACAAGCACACTTTGCAGTTTTGTTTGGCTTTCACACAAGCTAGTTGTGAGAGTGCCTTTGAGGCACCAAAACTCACCATGAACAACACCCCTCAGCATGATCCCGCACTCCCAACAAAAGGGTCCATGTACTTTGTTGGATGCGGCGACGTTATCATTAGGGCAGCACCTGCGGACGAAGATGATCACGTTCAGTATCTTCTAGGTGTGGGTCAAGTTCCGGAGGCTTATGAGTACGCACAAAAATATGCTCTTACAAGGTACGATTTGAAGGGTATTGGTTGGCGGATGCTTCAACATCTTTTAGCGGTTGGAAAACATGAGGAAGCTGCTTTTCATCTCCCCCGCATAATTCAGTATGATTGTACCGAGTGGGAAACCTGGATAGTGAAGTTTGATCAGCGGGGGTTATCTCACTTGTTAGCAGATGTGGTTCCCACCAAGTTGCCCGGGAACGGCAGTCAGAGTGGTTGCGCTAGAGAGACAGGCAATCCTTCCGAAAGGATAGGAGAGGAATATTATGAACTTCTTCTTCAACGTTGTCTAGAGAAAGATGTGGCGCGATTCAGGAAGGCGGTACGGCGCCTCTCCGGTCTTTACAAGTTGGAAGTTATCTGCCGCGCAGCAGAAGTACGATACAACGATTGGCGTTTGCAAGTGCATCGTGGTAGTAATGTTCCTGAAGAAGAGATGCGGGACCTTGGTGATGCTTATGGTATGCTTTTGAAACTTAATGGACAATACAACGAGGCATTGCGGGTTCTGTCGCGTGTTGCTCACAGTAATGAACTGTTTGAACTTGTCCAGGAAAGGCATCTCTTTAGTGAGGCATTGGAACTTCTTCCTGAGCTGTTTGCCACAAACGAAGGCAAGACTGTGGAGCTTTTGCTAACACCGGCCCCAATTAGCAGCAGCACCACCACTTCATCCAACGCCCCTGCAACTTTGACAGAGGATGAGAATGACATCGATGACCACTGCTTGGGTcctcctttgctttttccccctgcgTCTGTGGTTCAGCGTCTAGAGTTTGCACACCGTGGATATTTGTGGTCATACCTGAAGGCACTGAAAATGCACGATAAGGCTGCATACAAGGAAATACTGAGGGTGTATGTTCAACTTGTAGCCACACTTTTCATCGAAAACGAACCTTCCGGCATGTTACAGTTCCTCCGTGAGAATTACTCCATGCTGCCCAAGTTAAAGGAGATATATGCACTTtgcaaaaaagagcaaatgcTTGACGAAATGGTTTTTCTATTGTTGCGAATGGgtaaggaagaggagggtcTTTACGTTATCGTACACGAAATGAAGAACATGAGAAAAGCGGTACAATTTGTTGCCGATGTACCTAACAAAGAGGACCAAACTAGTCTCTATAAGAAGTTAATACACATGGTGTTAGAGGCTAACGCCGGTTTCCCCAGCCGTAACGGTCAAAAATACATTGAACATGaaatgaaagcagatgaAACACTGTCGAGCATCGCAAGGAGGTATGGTGTTGACGAAAGTGATCTGCGCGCGGCAAACCCCGTTCTGGACGcagagggaggagggggtTGTAGTGGCAACGTATCTGATTTAGGTGATGTGGTTCCCCAACGCCGTACTTGCATTGTGCCTTTGGATTTGACGAAGGAACTTATCGAAGCTGTTGTCGATATGTCGGTCGCACATTTGGTAACACTAGACCCCTCACTCATTATCGAACTACTTCCTGATGAGGAACCAATGCCCCACGTAGGAAATTGTTTAGCCACTGTCGCGCGTAGCAAAGCCAACAGTGTGGCCCTCATGGAAGCTGTCGTGTGTGTGGCCACGAGTGACTTATTAACTTGCTTCGAGTCATTTTACAAGCGCGAGCTATCCTGTATTCGTGTAACTCACGATGGTGCAGTGTGTCCCCTTTGTCGACGCCCAACGTCAgagggtgttgttgtttttaggTGCTTACACGCTCATCATTTGCGATGTGTGGTGAATTACTTCTCTGGAGATAACACACTATTCGATTCATTGAGCAATGACGAAGTCGAACGAATCCTCAAAGACCCTGATGGATTCATCAACTCAACGCAGTGGTCTGGACCGataagttgttgtttttgtaacCAGTTGACCAGAGTGGCAGAATTAGTTGAGGTTGAAATGCAGAGCGCATAG
- a CDS encoding L-threonine 3-dehydrogenase, putative, translated as MFCFSRFALSAAAPRVLVTGALGQIGTDLSLALRDKFGADSVLVSDVVEPGAKHPLAGLKGVEKLDCLDSNGFEKLVKEFKPTWMYHLPAIMSVRGEAEPDLAMDINVNTTRYALELARKYNIRIFIPSTIAAFGDKCGKTMTKDDTIMNPSTVYGVTKVYTELLGTWYRQKYGVDFRSVRLPGIISAATLPGGGATDYAIHMYHSALLQKKCVCPVLPYESLPMMYMPDTLNSLVKIMEAPLEKLTRTVYNITGFSFSPSELRFSIERCTDRTIEVEYVEGPAQKIANSWPDSLDDSNARNDWGHQVKYDIDMMSEDMLRQIPILHGLPSL; from the coding sequence atgttttgtttttctcgttTCGCTCTCTCTGCTGCGGCGCCTCGTGTGCTTGTAACTGGAGCTCTGGGTCAAATCGGAACTGATCTTAGCCTTGCATTGCGAGACAAGTTTGGTGCAGACTCCGTCCTGGTGAGTGATGTGGTCGAGCCAGGTGCAAAGCACCCACTTGCCGGTTTAAAGGGCGTTGAGAAGCTCGACTGCCTCGACAGCAACGGTTTTGAGAAGTTGGTGAAGGAGTTTaaaccaacatggatgtatCACCTCCCGGCTATTATGTCCGTCCGAGGTGAAGCGGAACCTGATCTTGCTATGGATATCAACGTTAACACCACACGTTATGCACTTGAGCTTGCTCGGAAGTACAACATACGTATTTTCATTCCAAGCACCATCGCCGCCTTTGGTGACAAGTGTGGGAAGACTATGACGAAGGATGATACCATCATGAACCCCTCCACGGTGTACGGTGTGACGAAAGTTTACACGGAATTGCTCGGCACGTGGTACCGTCAAAAGTACGGTGTGGATTTCCGCAGTGTGCGTCTACCTGGTATTATATCTGCCGCAACGCTCCCTGGTGGAGGTGCCACAGACTACGCCATTCACATGTACCATTCTGCACTTCTGCAGAAGAAATGTGTGTGTCCTGTTCTCCCTTACGAGTCACTTCCTATGATGTACATGCCCGACACACTGAACAGTTTGGTAAAAATCATGGAGGCGCCCCTTGAGAAGTTGACTCGCACGGTGTACAACATAACTGGTTTTAGTTTCTCCCCATCGGAACTGAGGTTCAGCATTGAGAGGTGTACTGACCGCACCATTGAGGTGGAATATGTGGAGGGTCCTGCTCAAAAGATTGCAAACTCGTGGCCAGACAGTCTCGATGACAGCAACGCACGCAATGACTGGGGACACCAGGTGAAATATGATATTGATATGATGAGCGAAGATATGTTGCGGCAGATACCAATCCTTCATGGACTTCCATCCTTGTga
- a CDS encoding pyridoxal kinase: protein MSEKTVLSIQSFVTHGYVGNKAATFPLQLHGFDVDGINTVCLSNHSGYPVIRGHRMSLQEYDELMEGVRANNFLSNYRYILTGYINNVDIIGRIRDTLKEVRELREKEDKKLTFICDPVMGDDGIMYCKKEVLDAYRELVPLADIVTPNYFEASLLSGVTVNDLSSAILAADWFHNCGVAHVIIKSFREQEKPTHLRFLYSVKEGSEAAVRRFSGVVPYHEGRYTGTGDVFAACLLAFSHSHPMDVAIGKSMAVLQELIIATRKEGGDGKSSLKSRELRVVASPQVVLQPSTVVDVKPIS from the coding sequence AGGCTGCTACGTTTCCTCTGCAGCTGCACGGTTTCGATGTGGACGGTATTAACACCGTTTGTCTCTCAAACCACAGTGGGTACCCAGTTATTAGGGGCCACAGAATGAGCTTACAGGAATACGACGAACTAATGGAAGGCGTCCGAGCGAATAACTTCCTCAGCAACTATCGCTACATTCTGACCggatatataaataatgTTGACATTATTGGGAGAATACGCGACACATTAAAGGAAGTGCGGGAGCTCcgagaaaaggaagacaagAAGTTAACTTTCATTTGTGACCCCGTCATGGGCGATGATGGTATCATGTACTGCAAGAAAGAAGTATTGGATGCGTATCGGGAGCTGGTCCCTTTGGCGGATATCGTCACACCAAATTACTTCGAGGCTTCGTTGTTGAGTGGCGTCACCGTCAATGATCTCAGTAGTGCTATACTGGCTGCTGATTGGTTCCACAACTGTGGTGTTGCTCATGTTATCATCAAGTCGTTTCGTGAGCAAGAAAAGCCAACTCACCTGCGGTTTCTGTACTCCGTGAAGGAGGGATCAGAAGCTGCGGTGCGGCGATTTTCAGGAGTGGTACCATATCATGAAGGTCGCTACACCGGAACGGGCGACGTTTTTGCCGCGTGCCTTCTTGCCTTCTCTCATTCTCATCCAATGGATGTGGCGATTGGCAAATCGATGGCTGTATTGCAGGAACTCATCATCGCAACCCGAAAGGAGGGAGGTGACGGTAAAAGTTCATTGAAAAGTAGGGAACTGCGTGTCGTTGCATCACCGCAAGTGGTGCTACAACCAAGCACAGTTGTTGACGTTAAACCAATTTCATGA
- a CDS encoding U3 small nuclear ribonucleoprotein (snRNP),putative — MRRSVIRQRKEFLERRQNEHVHAAIYTKKEQFRDAIQNATPLPGHLRKDALALKKFSELDDDQTKVLQTTVDDEYAKAGVEDPHVLVTTSREPSQKLLEFAKEVRLIIPNAVRLNRGNLNIRQLMEAARRDQYSDVVVLQESQGVPDSLTISHLPLGPTVVFTIHNLVTRHDIEDVGTMSEQYPHLIFENFTTKLGCRIRDVLKYLFPVPKPEATRVLTFDNQNDFISFRHHTFKMVKKSNVQLTEVGPRMELSPCRIMLGTLEMDDAETEWVLQPYMNTAKKRRLM; from the coding sequence ATGCGACGTAGCGTTATTCGGCAGCGTAAGGAGTTTTTAGAGAGGAGACAGAATGAACATGTACACGCGGCGATATATACAAAGAAGGAGCAGTTTCGTGATGCCATTCAAAACGCCACCCCCCTTCCTGGTCATCTGCGCAAGGATGCTCTTGCCCTAAAGAAATTCTCTGAATTAGATGATGACCAAACAAAAGTACTGCAGACGACTGTTGACGACGAGTACGCCAAAGCTGGAGTGGAGGATCCGCATGTACTCGTAACAACATCACGTGAACCTTCCCAGAAACTGTTGGAGTTCGCCAAGGAAGTGCGTCTCATTATTCCCAATGCGGTGCGCTTAAACAGGGGTAACCTCAACATTCGGCAACTTATGGAGGCAGCAAGGCGTGATCAGTACAGCGATGTAGTGGTTTTGCAGGAATCTCAGGGCGTCCCTGACAGTCTAACCATCTCTCATTTACCTCTAGGACCCACAGTAGTCTTCACAATACACAACCTTGTGACACGACATGACATTGAAGATGTCGGTACAATGTCAGAGCAGTATCCACACCTAATTTTCGAAAACTTCACAACGAAGTTGGGTTGTCGCATACGGGATGTGCTAAAGTACCTTTTTCCCGTACCCAAACCAGAGGCCACACGTGTACTGACATTTGACAACCAGAATGACTTTATAAGTTTTCGTCACCATACCTTTAAGATGGTTAAGAAAAGCAACGTGCAGCTAACGGAAGTGGGTCCACGCATGGAATTGTCACCCTGCCGAATAATGTTGGGGACGCTCGAGATGGATGATGCAGAGACGGAATGGGTTCTGCAACCGTACATGAACACAGCGAAGAAGCGAAGACTGATGTAA